Proteins encoded together in one Mycobacterium sp. MS1601 window:
- a CDS encoding YdeI/OmpD-associated family protein codes for MSTAVPGGVVHELPADLRTALAANAEALAAWQDITPLARNEFICWVEDAKQQKTRERRIRRTQEELEEGMRRPCCWPGCKHRERTGKP; via the coding sequence ATGAGTACCGCAGTTCCCGGCGGCGTGGTGCATGAGCTGCCCGCCGATCTGCGCACCGCGCTTGCCGCCAATGCCGAGGCGTTGGCGGCGTGGCAGGACATCACACCGTTGGCCCGCAACGAGTTCATCTGCTGGGTCGAAGACGCCAAGCAGCAGAAGACCCGCGAGCGCCGGATCCGGCGGACACAAGAGGAACTCGAGGAAGGGATGCGCCGGCCGTGCTGCTGGCCGGGATGCAAACACCGGGAGCGGACGGGCAAGCCCTAG